Proteins from a single region of Pogoniulus pusillus isolate bPogPus1 chromosome 23, bPogPus1.pri, whole genome shotgun sequence:
- the LOC135185529 gene encoding LOW QUALITY PROTEIN: histone-lysine N-methyltransferase PRDM9-like (The sequence of the model RefSeq protein was modified relative to this genomic sequence to represent the inferred CDS: inserted 2 bases in 1 codon): MPCRKQGPPGRERGAPAVSSDPSPGRPCPPRQGRRRYEPGLLASGPVHVRLLADSSIPSHLSGTISALELLGLQHCLWCSTSHSVGALPRAGQCLWRKNAIQAPSPVWTRLTPCDRSCNPCVAGTGDLRGRGCLPEPCRVGGYPRGAAGAVPQLHAGHLRAPDIPGHPSRVLVRIKEEVFGGHHQSSQHKDVSQQPTAYDASHEATVKLEPEEELYTRCPKGLGDPGGHSHSVGADDKLGPKEDIRAAVAEHVERQGSLSPEDSLSPQPHDPECQDICLEKVLAPASSGRQIPPAGCTTGTAQKRVAKRPFACSECGKSFTRKDDLIQHQHMHTGVKPYVCPGCGKSFRYRVSLVNHQRIHTGEQPFACLECGKGFTYRGSLVIHQHIHTDEKPFACPKCGKSFNQKSTLVMHQRIHNSVKPFLCAECGKSFTQKGHFVSHQRIHTGERPYLCTEXKSNLDMHQVIHSREKPFTCHECGKSFTRKCRLVTHGRTHATG, from the exons ATGCCCTGCAGGAAGCAAGGACCCCCCGGCAGGGAGCGAGGGGCCCCGGCGGTGAGCAGCGACCCTTCGCCGGGGCGCCCTTGTCCGCCACGGCAGGGCAGACGCAGGTATGAGCCGGGCCTCCTCGCCAGCGGGCCCGTCCATGTCCGGCTCCTGGCGGACTCGTCGATCCCCTCACACCTCTCTG GCACAATTTCTGCGCTGGAGCTGCTCGGtctccagcactgcctttgGTGCTCTACATCTCACTCCGTGGgagctctccccagggctggacAGTGCCTCTGGAGAAAAAATGCCATCCAAGCCCCTTCTCCCGTGTGGACGAGGCTCACCCCATGTGACAGAAGCTGCAATCCCTGTGTAGCAGGTACCGGTGACCTTCGAGGACGTGGCTGTCTGCCTGAGCCGTGCCGAGTGGGAGGCTatcccagaggagcagcaggagctgtaccGCAGCTTCATGCTGGACACCTACGAGCTCCTGACATCCCTGG GCATCCAAGCAGAGTCCTGGTGAGAATCAAGGAAGAGGTGTTTGGTGGGCACCAccagagctcccagcacaaggaTGTGTCCCAGCAGCCCACTGCCT ATGATGCCAGTCATGAGGCCACTGTGAAGTTGGAACCAGAGGAGGAGTTGTACACCAGGTGTCCCAAAGGTCTGGGTGACCCAGGAGGTCACAGCCACAGTGTTGGGGCAG ATGACAAGCTGGGGCCCAAGGAGGACAtaagagcagcagtggcagaacaTGTGGAGAGACAGGGGTCTTTGTCCCCAGAGGATTccctcagcccccagccccatgaCCCTGAGTGCCAGGATATCTGCCTGGAGAAGGTGTTGGCTCCAGCGTCAAGTGGTCGGCAGATCCCTCCCGCTGGCTGCACGACAGGCACCGCCCAGAAGCGTGTGGCCAAACGTCCCTTTGCCTGCAGTGAGTGTGGGAAGAGCTTCACCAGGAAGGATGACTTGATCCAGCACCAGCATATGCACACTGGGGTGAAGCCTTATGTCTGCCCTgggtgtggcaagagcttcaggtACAGAGTCAGCCTGGTCAACCACCAGCGCATCCACACAGGTGAGCAGCCCTTTGCCTGCCTGGAGTGCGGCAAGGGTTTCACCTACAGAGGCAGCCTGGTCATCCACCAGCACATCCACACTGATGAGAAGCCCTTTGCATGCCCCAAGTGTGGCAAAAGCTTCAACCAAAAAAGCACCCTGGTCATGCACCAGCGCATCCACAACAGTGTGAAGCCCTTCCTCTGTGctgagtgtggcaagagcttcacccaaAAAGGCCATTTTGTCTCCCACCAGCGcatccacactggtgagagaCCTTATCTCTGCACAGA CAAAAGCAACCTGGACATGCACCAGGTCATCCACAGCAGGGAGAAGCCCTTTACCTGCCAcgagtgtggcaagagcttcactcGAAAATGCCGCTTGGTCACCCACGGGCGCACCCACGCCACTGGGtga